TGGTAGAGGCCAGCGTGTAACGGCCGGACGCATCGACCGTTGCCAGGCCCCTCCAGTAAGGCCCGCCGTCTGCGGCTGTCGTCATGTCGCTGCCCCTAAATGGATAATTCTCGCAGTACGCGCCAAATGTCAGCAGTTGGCCGTTTGGCGATAAACTCAGGAGACCCGCATTGATGCAATCGTTGCCGACGCCGGGCAAAAGCAACGCGGGGCTGCCATAGACGCTTGCGGAACTGCCCGCGCCGTAATTTGCACCCTCGCTTTCATCAGGGATCTGGAGGCTGCTGACGTATGTTCCGTTTGTTGTGTATTGGTCCAGGTAAATCGTGTTGCCAGTCGAGCCGCTCAATTCCTGGACGCCATCCCCGACCCGCAGCACTACCAAATTTGAGAAATATAAGGGAATCGCCATTGCCGAGACCGACAGCGTTACCGAATTGATGACATAAGTGCCGGAGCTATCACCCACGGTCACCTCATATTCTCCGGAATTGGTCGTTTGAATGTTCGTCAAGACGAGCGAGGAACCAGTTTGGCCTGAAATGGGGAGATTCGACTGATACCACTGGTACGAAAGTGGTCCGGTTCCTGAAGCCGAAACTTGGAAAGCCACATGACCTCCAGCGGCCTCATTAATTACAGGCGGGTAAACAAAATCAATGACCGGTGCGGCGGTCGCGCTCCGGCCACAGATCACAACGAACCCGAGGAACGAAAGGAAGGCGATGCACCGGCGCGCCAGCGGCCCGTGCATTATAGGATCATGCGTAATTCTCATTTCTCCCATAGCACCCGCCGCCATGGCAAATCCGACAAGAATTATTCGTGGACGCGCCACCTGCGCGAGCGCGGGCAACGCGAGCTTTAGAGGATTTTCTCGATGCTACGCAGAAAGGGGGCAGAAACACTACTGTCCAAAATAGGTTTTTGAACTCATCGGCCAAGCACAGTTTTACCGCGCATTTAAAGGGTTGTTGGTTGGCCTGCATTTGGTTCATACAACGGCCAGCCTGTTTTCGGGAGCGGCTCGTCACACGTCAAGTCCCCAGCAAAAGCACAGCTTTCACCATTCCAGATCGCCTATTTTGGACAGCAGTGATCCCTGACGGGGGGCAATCCCATGATGAAGGGCTGCGCCACTTCTTATGAGTTATTTCGGCGCTCTCAGCCGGTAGAAGCGCTGTGGGATGAGGGCGGGTGCAGAGTCTGTGAATTGTATGGAACCGGTGAAATTCGTCATGGTGGCGAAAGGAATCCAGTTCACACAATTGGACGAGATCTCGAGGTCATATCCGGGAGCCGGGTCACCAGTAGCGCTTAATTGCAACGCGCCGCTGCCATTGAGAGAGCAGAACGTGAATCGAATCGCAGTTGGCGGCAGTGCATCAACAATCGAAAAAGCTACGATTCCGTTGTTCCCATCTATGGCAAAAACTTTTCCACCGCCGAACACAATCTGTCCGACGAAATTGGCATTTGGCTTTTGGTTCACTGGGAAATTGACCCGTGCAAGCAAAACCGGGCTGTTGATGTTGGAAATGTCGTAGAGATCCAGTGTGTCAGGGCCGTTGGTGTTGCCGCAGTAATTAATTGCGCCCAACAAATTGCGCGTGAAGTCAATGCCAACCGGGCCGGTCGATCCGGGTAAAAACGTGTATGCAACCAGGTTGCTGGTGCCGAGCGAGCCTGTTATCGAAAAGCCGGATTTTTCAAGCCGGTCAGCCTTGCGCTTCTGCCAGAACGTGTTGGTCGGGCCGAATTGCAAGCTGCGGCCGATTGAACCCGGGAAATAATCCTGCGGACCGCTCCTGGAAATCCAACTCGTCAGGCTGCTGTTGACCGGAGTGAATATCGCACAGACGTTGGTCCCGTAAGCGTCAATCATGATTTGAGTGTTCGTGCCCGCGCCTTGCACAGCCAAAGTATCTCCCCAGCGAACCGAATCGGTGCGTCCGGCGGGTTCGCCTGAAAAAATCGTGGTTGGGATTGCAGCGCTGCCGGAATTCGGCCAGCGATAAAGTTTATACGTCGCAACGCCCCCGCCACTGGTGCTCATGTTGCCTGCATAAACCGAGCCGTCGTCGGAAACCGCAACGCTCAGCAAAATGATGCTTCCACCGGTAATCCCAGTTGTGTTGAGTTGATATAGGTACTGGCCAGTCGTCGCATCCAGAACGTTTACCGTCAACCCGGTGGTCGCGCCCGTGCGGCTGACGACGATGACCTGGTTGGAAAGAGAATTGTAAGCGAGGCTGCGTTGGTTCGGAGTACTGGACACGTCAGTGGTGACGTAAGAGCGGCTGCCCGGCGCGAGACTCCACAGTGGCTGCAGATGCGTCGGGCGGAAGGATGGCTGAGTTTGAATGGTAAAATGAGTCGCGGACCATGTGGCTGGCGTTCCACTCAACCCGGCGACTCGCAGCCAGCAATTGGTGCTGGGAGTATTGGGAACCAGCACCAAAGCCGAACCCGAATTCGTGACGCCGTAAGCCAGGCAACTCCACGTTGCAGCTCCATCGGTGGATAGATCAATTCTCACGTTGGTTAAAGAACCCGACCCATTCCAATTCACCAGCGCCAGGTCGCCGGCATTCCAGACTTCTCCTCCATTCGGCGACAATAACTTAATTTCGGCGTTGGGCGCGATGGGAAGCGGCTCGTTCAATGGCACTTCTTTGCGCAATGCCTTGGTGATTTCTCCACCCACGCGCAGATACCAATCGCTTGGAATGGCTTCTCCATCGACATCCAGGGCAAACATGCTTGCGACTGCCGGAGTGGTGCTCATTGTCGGAGCCAGCTTATAGGTGGCCGTGCCCTCATCAATTTCATCGAACATCGCGCCAAAGGCCATATTGCAGCCCACCGAAACCGCGTCATATGCCTGCCGCCAATAAAATCGCCCGCCAAGTCGCGGTATTCCATTTCTCGGTCCACTAGCTACGGCATAACCGGGAAAAATAACCGGCAAGTAATCAATGCCTCTGGGTGTCAGGTCAGCGAGATCGCCGATGTAAGCGGGTTTTGCGACGGAATCCACCTGGTTTGTCGTCTGGTAACGACCCACCGCCCAGGGATTAATCACATCGAAGGAATGATAAACATTCAGCCAGGCGGCGTTGGTTTGCGAATCACCCGCCAGCGCACGCCAGGCCTGCGGCACGCCGCCCACAACGGTGCAACCTGCCGCCCTGAAATTATTGATGATCGTTTGCGCGTCAGTTGGTGGAATGTTGACACCAACAAAGCCCAGGCCCCAGATCTCAACCACCGGCTTGCCCTTGTGCTTGAGATAACGGTTGCTATTGGTGAGCCCCAGTGTTCCCGTCAGGTAAGCCCAATCGTTCTGCAAATGACTGATGACTTGCGAGGGATCGTCATTTGAAATGTCGTATTCCACGCAGAACACACGTCCGTAAGCTTCGGCTGCCGCCCGGACATTCACCAGGTTGGTGGTTTTGAGCGCCCCCCAATCCGCTCCCTGATAAACATCTTTCGTGAATCGCTGCACCAACACGCCATCAATTCCATAGTCCTGCATCCACTTGAAATGGCGCGCCACTGTATTGGAGACATAACAGGAATAGACCATCGCAGGCTGCCCGTTACCCAGCACTATCCCATCAGTCGGAAACAACTCTTCAGGAGGAAATTCTGAAAGTTCAGGCCAGATCGGATGCTTCACCGTACCTGGATTGGGGATGGTATCGTCTCCGGTCCAGTGGACATATCTATTCAACGCAGAGCCATCGCCGGCACAGGCGTGCCAGCCCTGGTATCCAAGTAGAAATTTGTTATTAAGCGTGGAAGAATCAATGGTGTCCGCCTGAGCAGGCAAAGCAAATAATATCAAAAGCAACGTGGCAACATTTGCGGAGCAAATCCGAAAAAGAGAAAGCGGCGACGACATAGAGCAATAATTATGGCAACTCTGAACGTTGTGACAACGACAAAAGGAATCTGAAGTGGGGCGGTCTCAATTATTGACACAGTTCATGATCAATCTCCGCTCCATTGGTAACCGTACTCTGGTGGTGGATTCTCATCACAAGCGCCCAGGCTGGCGCCATTGGTCGTGGTATCGCTCCAATAGATTTTGATATAGCTGACGTGCCCATCCACGAAGCCAATCATATTCATTGCATCATTAAACCGCTCATCCATGCGAGTGGAAGAAAGTGAAAGAGGCATTCTGGGCTGGTGCCACGAGAAGGGGTCAGAGGCTGGAGCTTCAAGTGTAAGGATGGTCGTGGCGGGGTTCTTGATCGAGCTGAGCTTTCGTCCTGAAATGCCAAGGCGGGAGTAATCAATCCCAAACCGGCCCAAATTGGTGCGAAGGTTTCCCGCGTTAAACCCATAGCTCTCATAATCTGTAAAGGGTTGGGCGTGCAAACTTTGGGTGATGAGCACCTTATAGCCATTTGATACGCCATAGTAAAAAGTGTCGGCTGGGCAGGCGAACAGCCGGGTACGCAGCGGGGACTCTCGATCTGTGCCAACGTAACTCTCAATGAGCTTCTTATACCCATGGAAGGTCAGCGTCCAGTTGGTGCGCGTTCCAGGGGTGCGCGGCGTCTGGTCCAGCGAATCATCGATATACTGGTGAACGGCGAGGCTGATTTGCCGCAGATTGTTCAGACACGCAGTTTGTCTGGCTTTGTTTTGGGCGCCTTTTAGTCCCTGAACCAGTAAGGCGGCCAGAACAGCTATAACGCCCACCACCACGAGCAGCTCAACCAAGGTAAATCCCTTCTCCGCTTTATGGTTTCTCTTCACATCAATAATTATTGACACTCCTTGGACAAAAAAGCCTACTCTCTCGCACTCGATCACGGCTCCAAATAATCCCTCTCTTCATTTCCCGAGAATTAGGCACTCCATCCATAAAGTAAAGACAGGACATCCACTTGCCAGGGGGAAGACTCACCCAAAAAGGAATTGGGAACCATACCTGTTATATCTTGACCCAATAGCCTAATAGCCGACACCATTTCGACTACATTTGCTCCATGAGGAAAACTCGCTCCGCCGTTATCACGGCTTTGGTTCTTGCCGCACTCGGTGTCATTCTCTCGATTCTCTTAAGCACGGGTGAACGCGAGCCCGTTTACCAAGGCAAAACTCTCACGTACTGGTTGAGCGATTTTTGTGTTCCCGGACGCAACCCGACTCGCGAGAAACTGGAACAAGATAAACTCGCCGTCCGCCAAATCGGCACCAACGCCATCCCCATCCTGTTGCAATGGATTTCCGCCAAGGATGTCCCCCTCAAACTGGAAATTGTCGATTTTATTTGGCGACATCCCTGGGTGCCTTTTCGTCTCCAATCAGCCGTGGACAGGCAAAGTTTGGCATCGAGTGGCTTCAGTATTCTCGGAAAATCCCAAGCCGGCCCCGCCATTCCCGCTCTCGTTAAAATCGTAAGGACCGGTGGTGGTGAAAGAACCTCCGGTTACGACAACGTGACCTTTCCCATGTGGGCGCTCGCCGACGTCGATCTCGAAGCCGCAACCAATGCTGGCATAAAGTTCGGAACCAATCGGTGGTCCGGAACTAATGTCGTCCCCATCAGTTGGAGCGCACCGCCGGCTGCCGCGAATAAATGAACTTTCGCACGTCGGTACCCGCCGATGTGAATTTCGCAAACCGGCTTGACATCGCAACGCCAAATCCAAGACTTGTTCATTATGATCCCTTGGACACTGGCGGCCTCCGGCAACCACCCGGCAGGAAAGACGAAGTTCCGCTCGCTCACCGCATTGCCGATGTTGCTGGCCCTGTTCTTTGCAACGCCCAATTCGGCATCCGCATTCGAACGCTGGATTTACTGCGCCCAAAACCTGTGGGTGGATCAAAATATCACCAACATGACAGCGCTGATGCAGCGCGCTGCTGCCGCCGGTTACACCCATGTGCTCATCACGGATTCGAAGTTTGGCCACCTGGCGGACATGGATGCCCGCTACTTCCGCAATGTGGACACGCTCAAGAAAGCGGCGCAAAAGCTCGGACTGGAAATCGTGCCCGCGGTTTTCCCGGTTGGCTATTCGAACGATATTCTCTACCAAAATCCCAATCTGGTCGAAGGCCTTCCCGCCCGTAACGTTCCGCTCGTCGTGAGCAACGGTGTAGCCCGCGTGGTGCCGGACCCGGCCATCATTTTTCCAGGTGGCGATTTTGCCGACCTGTCGCGCTGGTCCTGGAAGGATCCCAACGTCACCGCCGACAATGGCACCGCCAAAATCAACAACCCCAATGGGGCGAATGCGCGCATTGTCCAGCATCTCAAAGTGCGGCCGTTCCGCCAGTATCATATTTCTGTGCGGGTCAAAACGCAGGATTTCCCGACGCCGCCCAACGTGGCGGTATTGGCCGGTAACCAGTCGTTGAATTTCGTCAATCTCGGTGTCGAACGAACCCAGGGTTGGAAGACCCATCACGTGGTTTTCAACTCACTGACCAATACCGAGGTCAACGTCTATTTTGGAGTCTGGGGCGGGACGAAGGGAACGCTCTGGTGGGACGACGCCGTAATCGAGGAAGTCGCTTTTCTCAATCTCATCCGCCGACCGGGAACACCACTGACGATTCGCAAGGAGGAAGGCGCCAGCCTGGTTGAATCGCAGGACTTCACCAAGTTGGTCGATCCGCTGATGGGAACCAAGCCTTGGAATGGTTCCTACGATGTTTATCATGCGCCGCCCGCGCTCCATACCAGCCTGCCCGACGGCACCCGGTTGCGCGCCTCCTGGTATCACGCGATGACTGTCTATGATGGGCAGGCGATGATCTGCCCGTCCGAACAGCAAACAATGGCGCTGTTGCAGGATCAGGCTGAACGGATGCACGCGGCCTGGGGAGCCCGCGGTTATTTCATGTCCCACGATGAAATCCGCGTGATGAACTGGTGCGCGGCCTGTGAAGCGAGGCATTTGGATGCGGGGGAGATGCTGGCCGACAACGTGCGTCGCTGCGCGGAGATACTGCGGAAGGTCAACCCGGGTGGCCGCATTTATGTCTGGAGCGACATGTTCGACCCGCATCACAATGCCCATGACAACTATTTCCTTGTCCGTGGCAACCTCGCCGGTTCATGGAAGGGCCTGGACCGCGACATCATCGTGGTCCCGTGGAACTACGAGCAACGGGATGCTTCGTTGAAATTCTTTGCCGAATTGGGCAACCCCCAGTTGATCGCAGGCTATTATGATGAAGACCCTGCCAGGATCACAAACTGGCTCACCGCCGCCCGCCCATTCCCCCGCATAGTGGGAGCGATGTATACGACCTGGCAAAACCGGTTCACAGATCTGGAGAAGTTCAGCCAGCTCATCTCCGCCTTTCCCGCTCCGGAAAAATGATTGGCCTTAACGAAATTATAGAAATAAGAAGTTACCATGACAAAACATCGGATCTATACAACGAGCTTCGCGAGTGTCTATCCACTTTATGTCGCCAAGGCAGAGAAAAAAGGACGCACGAAAGCAGAAGTCGATGAAATCATTCGTTGGTTGACGGGATACAGCCAGCAGGAATTGGAGGCTCTACTGGAAAAACAGACAGATTTTGAGACCTTCTTTGCGGAAGCTCCTCAACTCAATCCTTCGCGTGCTTTGATTAAAGGTGTGATTTGTGGTGTCCGGTTGGAAGAGATCAAAGAACCAACCATGCAGGAAATTCGCTACCTGGATAAATTAATCGACGAGCTGGCAAAGGGAAAAGCAATGGAGAAGATTTTGCGGAAATAATGATTTTCAAGGGTTGAAGGTGAAGGTGGAACGCTGAAAGAGAAGCTGCTGCGCCGTCTGCACCTGTTTATGAGATGGCTTCTAGCGAGTGGAATCAGCATCGTTGGTCTGAATATGGATTGCTTGTTATTTGGCATTCATGCGCGGGGCAACTGCCACCTTGAAATGGAATGTTCCACGCATTCACTAGCAGGGCCCACGCCACCAATCGCTTTTACTGGGAAAAGCGAAAAGGATGATGAGTGTCAATAGAGGGGGTTGATCTCTAAAGTTTCGATATCAGGATCCAGCCTTAAAAGCCAAACTCCTTTACCTCTCCACATTTTTGCATGAGAATCGAACCTTGTAGGCGCTCTTCCAATAATGACAACAAGTCCTGGAGCAAGTAACGCGCAGGCAAAACGGAGACGCCGACGTGAAATGATTGGCAATTGTGACCGGCATTAAAACAACCAGACAACGTCTTGGCATGGTGCAGTTCGTGATAATTTTGCTCGCCCTGTCTGCATGTGTTGCTGTGGCAGCCCATGGTCAATGGGTGATTACACAGCTTCCCTATTCGCTTGCGATGGAACCATCAATCAACAACAGCGAGGAGATAGTGTGGGCTCAGAATGGCGGAGGGATATATTCATCCGTAAGGGGAGCGCTTGCCAGTTCAGGACTTTCTCCTCATCTGGCGAATAGTGGAGAAGTAGTTTACGCCGATTGGTTTGGCGGCCCTTATTGGGATTTGGTCAGCACTACACGCGGGCGGATGACACAAGGCGGAATAATTGACGTTAACTCATCGACGTTCGATGTGAACGCTCTGGGAGAGGTGGTGTATGGTGTCCGAGACACGAATGACTATTACCAGGTGTATTCAACCGTTCGGGGGCAGATCACCTTTGGTGCGAGGGATCACTATTATCCGTGCATCAATGACAAAGGTGAAATAGTCTGGCAGGA
This genomic stretch from Pedosphaera parvula Ellin514 harbors:
- a CDS encoding glycoside hydrolase family 71/99-like protein — its product is MSSPLSLFRICSANVATLLLILFALPAQADTIDSSTLNNKFLLGYQGWHACAGDGSALNRYVHWTGDDTIPNPGTVKHPIWPELSEFPPEELFPTDGIVLGNGQPAMVYSCYVSNTVARHFKWMQDYGIDGVLVQRFTKDVYQGADWGALKTTNLVNVRAAAEAYGRVFCVEYDISNDDPSQVISHLQNDWAYLTGTLGLTNSNRYLKHKGKPVVEIWGLGFVGVNIPPTDAQTIINNFRAAGCTVVGGVPQAWRALAGDSQTNAAWLNVYHSFDVINPWAVGRYQTTNQVDSVAKPAYIGDLADLTPRGIDYLPVIFPGYAVASGPRNGIPRLGGRFYWRQAYDAVSVGCNMAFGAMFDEIDEGTATYKLAPTMSTTPAVASMFALDVDGEAIPSDWYLRVGGEITKALRKEVPLNEPLPIAPNAEIKLLSPNGGEVWNAGDLALVNWNGSGSLTNVRIDLSTDGAATWSCLAYGVTNSGSALVLVPNTPSTNCWLRVAGLSGTPATWSATHFTIQTQPSFRPTHLQPLWSLAPGSRSYVTTDVSSTPNQRSLAYNSLSNQVIVVSRTGATTGLTVNVLDATTGQYLYQLNTTGITGGSIILLSVAVSDDGSVYAGNMSTSGGGVATYKLYRWPNSGSAAIPTTIFSGEPAGRTDSVRWGDTLAVQGAGTNTQIMIDAYGTNVCAIFTPVNSSLTSWISRSGPQDYFPGSIGRSLQFGPTNTFWQKRKADRLEKSGFSITGSLGTSNLVAYTFLPGSTGPVGIDFTRNLLGAINYCGNTNGPDTLDLYDISNINSPVLLARVNFPVNQKPNANFVGQIVFGGGKVFAIDGNNGIVAFSIVDALPPTAIRFTFCSLNGSGALQLSATGDPAPGYDLEISSNCVNWIPFATMTNFTGSIQFTDSAPALIPQRFYRLRAPK
- a CDS encoding DUF2200 domain-containing protein, coding for MTKHRIYTTSFASVYPLYVAKAEKKGRTKAEVDEIIRWLTGYSQQELEALLEKQTDFETFFAEAPQLNPSRALIKGVICGVRLEEIKEPTMQEIRYLDKLIDELAKGKAMEKILRK
- a CDS encoding type II secretion system protein; the encoded protein is MKRNHKAEKGFTLVELLVVVGVIAVLAALLVQGLKGAQNKARQTACLNNLRQISLAVHQYIDDSLDQTPRTPGTRTNWTLTFHGYKKLIESYVGTDRESPLRTRLFACPADTFYYGVSNGYKVLITQSLHAQPFTDYESYGFNAGNLRTNLGRFGIDYSRLGISGRKLSSIKNPATTILTLEAPASDPFSWHQPRMPLSLSSTRMDERFNDAMNMIGFVDGHVSYIKIYWSDTTTNGASLGACDENPPPEYGYQWSGD